Below is a window of Aeromonas veronii DNA.
ACCCGTTAATCGGCCAAACAAAAAAGGCCACCACCGCAAACACGGTGGTGGCCTTTTTATCGCGGGAGCTTGCGACCGCTCAACCCTTGGCGCGGCGGGCGACCAGGGTGAACTTGTAGTCATCGCTCTTGAAGAAGTTGCGACTGAACTCGAACACTGTGCCATCTTGCAGAAAGCCGCGGGAGACCTTCTCGATAATGGGCTTGGCGGGATCGATACCGAGCGCCTCCACTACCTGCGCCGAGGGGAGCACCGGAATGATCTCCTGCTCGCTACGGTCAATCACCAGCTGCTTCACCTCTTCAATGTAGTGGTACTTGGAGCCCTGCATCACCGCATAGCTGAGATCGGGGAAAAGAGCGAGCGGCATCCAGGTCTCCTCCAGCGTCACCGCGATCTGGCGAATAAAGCGCACCCGCTTGACGTAGTAGACCAGCGCCCCCTCCACCAGATTGAGCCGCTCGGCCAACTCACTGCTCGCCTTGATCACCTCGAAGGCGAGAATGTCGCTGTGAGTCTCGGCCGCCGGATCGGTCACCTTCTCGTAGAGGCTGGTGAGCTGATAGATGTCGTAGTTCACCTTCTCCTGCCGCACATAGCTGCCGCTGCCCTGAATGCTCTCGATGACATTGAGTTCGGTCAGCTGCTTGAGGGCCTGACGCACCGTCACCCGGCTCACCCCGAACTGCTCGCGCAGCTCGGCTTCGGTGGGCAGCGCATCGCCGGGGGCCAGCTCCCCTTGCGCGATCCACTGCTGGATGGTGTCGGCTATCTGGCGATACATGGGTTTTTTCGACACGAAAGGCCACCTCGTCGGCTCTGCGCCCTGATAAATGGAAGAGGCGCCATTCTACCCCAGTTGCCCGGCAGACAAAACGGCTTGGCCCCATTTGACCTAACAAGTTGCCTTGATTTTGTAATACAAAAATAATACAAATAATGAATTGTATGATACCACTCACAAAAATCAGTCGCCCGGTTTGTTAGCATCGCTGTCACTTTCACCATGACGGCTTGCTGGCAAGCCAACCTGACAGAGGATCATCATGAATCTGACCAGTCTTACCGGCCCCCATCTCATCACGTTGCAAACCCGGTTTGCCGATCGGGATGCGGCCATTCATGCCCTGGCTGATCGGCTCGATCAGGCGGGCAAGCTGCACGACAAGGCCGCCTTTCTGGCTGCGGTCATGGCCCGCGAGGCGCAGGGCCCCACCGCCCTTGGCGAAGGGCTGGCAGTACCCCACGGCAAGTGCGATGCGGTGCGCGAAGCGGCCTTTGCCGTCGCTACCCTGAGCGAGGAGCTGGGTTGGGAGGGGATCGACGGCCCCGAGCCGGTCAACCTGATCTTC
It encodes the following:
- a CDS encoding GntR family transcriptional regulator encodes the protein MSKKPMYRQIADTIQQWIAQGELAPGDALPTEAELREQFGVSRVTVRQALKQLTELNVIESIQGSGSYVRQEKVNYDIYQLTSLYEKVTDPAAETHSDILAFEVIKASSELAERLNLVEGALVYYVKRVRFIRQIAVTLEETWMPLALFPDLSYAVMQGSKYHYIEEVKQLVIDRSEQEIIPVLPSAQVVEALGIDPAKPIIEKVSRGFLQDGTVFEFSRNFFKSDDYKFTLVARRAKG